One genomic segment of Erythrolamprus reginae isolate rEryReg1 chromosome 2, rEryReg1.hap1, whole genome shotgun sequence includes these proteins:
- the LOC139159379 gene encoding zinc finger protein ZFP2-like codes for MPPKWDRNIFLVLAENVDTRKNPPREKAGAEQFYGPLQWDVSFDPTHSEKMGIKPSRRQELPLEVSQASKAGKKMPRSGSRSATTATRKKYGCDECGKRFDQPSKVIKHQRIHTGEKPYPCTECGKRFNKQSNLKVHARLHRGEKPFSCPDCGKRFNAKYHLHGHYRIHTGEKPYVCEDCGKRFPVKSSLNKHQRIHSGDPKLPIPEIKPEGNAQAVLPEVIQVCTVSDAEKIVKVISANSPVGITVSNRNYVCYECGKRFNKQSNLTVHLRLHTGERPYGCPDCGKSFCTKSHLLGHYRMHTGEKPYECEVCRKRFPVKASLNKHRRTHAGGPKLSRPMESKSAGGTQAVLPEVTRAIPEAENFITSISRKPPAVSDKNFVCPECGESFDQCSHLITHQRIHTGKKLYLCTECGKCFNKQFNLNVHLRVHTGEKPYGCPDCSQKFFMKSHLQAHYRIHTGEKPFECEDCGKTFRVKCCLTRHQKIHTGKKPYTFLRGEKIS; via the exons ATGCCTCCCAAGTGGGATCGA AATATCTTCCTTGTTCTTGCAGAAAATGTGGACACAAGAAAGAATCCTCCTCGAGAGAAGGCTGGAGCAGAGCAGTTTTATGGACCGTTGCAGTGGGATGTCTCCTTTGACCCCACCCATTCTGAAAAAATGGGGATCAAACCCAGCAGGCGGCAGGAATTACCACTGGAGGTATCACAAGCTTCTAAGGCTGGCAAGAAAATGCCTAGAAGTGGTTCTCGATCAGCTACTActgcaacaagaaaaaaatatggatgtGATGAGTGTGGGAAAAGGTTTGATCAGCCGTCAAAAGTGATTAAACaccagaggatccacacaggggaaaagccatatCCGTGTACTGAATGTGGGAAACGTTTTAACAAACAGTCCAACCTTAAAGTCCACGCACGCCTCCATCGTGGGGAGAAACCTTTCAGCTGCCCTGATTGTGGCAAAAGATTCAATGCCAAATATCATTTACATGGACACTACCGgatacacacaggggagaagccttatGTATGTGAAGACTGTGGGAAGAGGTTCCCTGTTAAATCTTCTCTAAATAAGCACCAACGAATCCATTCCGGAGATCCCAAGTTGCCCATACCAGAGATCAAACCAGAAGGCAATGCCCAGGCAGTATTGCCAGAAGTGATACAGGTGTGCACAGTTTCCGATGCAGAAAAAATAGTGAAAGTTATCAGTGCCAATTCCCCAGTAGGGATAACAGTGTCGAACAGGAATTACGTCTGTTATGAATGCGGGAAACGTTTTAATAAGCAATCTAACCTTACTGTCCATTTGCGTCTCCATACTGGAGAGAGACCTTACGGCTGTCCTGATTGTGGCAAAAGCTTTTGCACTAAATCTCATTTACTTGGACACTATAGGATGcacacgggggagaagccgtatGAGTGTGAAGTCTGCAGGAAGAGATTCCCTGTTAAAGCTTCCCTAAATAAGCACCGCCGGACCCATGCAGGGGGCCCCAAGCTGTCCAGACCAATGGAGAGCAAATCAGCAGGCGGTACCCAGGCAGTATTACCAGAGGTGACACGTGCAATTCCTGAAGCAGAAAATTTCATCACAAGTATAAGTAGGAAGCCCCCTGCAGTGTCAGACAAGAATTTTGTCTGTCCTGAGTGTGGGGAAAGTTTCGATCAATGTTCACACCTTATTACACaccagaggatccacacaggaaaaAAGCTATATCTATGTACTGAATgtgggaagtgttttaataagcAGTTTAACCTTAATGTCCATTTGCGTgtccacactggagagaaaccttaTGGCTGCCCCGACTGCAGCCAAAAATTCTTCATGAAGTCCCATCTGCAAGCACATTACAGGATCCACACAGGTGAGAAGCCATTTGAGTGTGAAGACTGTGGAAAGACCTTCCGGGTGAAATGTTGCCTAACTAGGCATCAGAAAATCCATACAGGAAAAAAGCCATATACATTcctgagaggggaaaaaatcagctAA
- the LOC139160259 gene encoding zinc finger protein RFP-like isoform X2 yields the protein MSTEKLTRRLKGELICFICLDSFHDPVSIHCGHTFCQACITTHWIFNNREFFHCPKCSATSRKRILKPNRELGNIARIVPKLDKKNKGKEKTKEKMCQVHGEPLKLFCKSDQMAICVVCDKSKEHKDHTVYPVEQEIQDQLIFLKTKREKLVKFQAMNAARSKEALNTIDAGIQKTLLAFKQAYQSLEEQKQLVLAEWHSLQTAVEDQEIHNDTIAEEISRLDSLITRAEERQPTLELEEIQTTSMRLKQKMFQGFDDLLPEMEKQLAYQTRQNEVVLRTLQQCKDVLKSVRKKEDSSSPAAKKWNWEDQADNDAFDYSPESRLHSSSSQQSDKKSPVGDNVPTFIRKKEDSSFFIAKKRKQEGETADDAFDYSPESRLHSSSSQQSPVGNSNVEKCQKPSQCLLS from the exons ATGTCCACAGAGAAATTGACGAGAAGACTTAAAGGAGAGCTGATCTGCTTCATTTGCTTGGATTCTTTCCATGACCCTGTCTCCATACACTGTGGGCACACTTTCTGCCAAGCTTGCATTACTACACATTGGATTTTCAATAACAGAGAATTTTTCCACTGTCCTAAGTGTAGCGCAACCAGTCGGAAAAGAATCCTGAAGCCTAATCGAGAGCTGGGAAACATCGCCAGAATTGTCCCAAAGCTGGACAAAAAAAACAAAGGCAAAGAAAAGACAAAAGAGAAAATGTGCCAAGTGCACGGGGAACCACTGAAGCTTTTCTGCAAAAGTGATCAAATGGCGATCTGTGTGGTGTGTGACAAATCGAAAGAGCACAAGGACCATACGGTGTATCCTGTGGAG CAAGAAATCCAGGACCAATTGATATTTTtgaagacaaaaagagaaaaacttGTTAAATTTCAGGCAATGAATGCAGCGAGGAGCAAAGAAGCCCTG AATACAATCGACGCTGGGATTCAGAAAACGTTGTTGGCCTTTAAGCAGGCTTATCAATCCCTTGAGGAACAGAAGCAGCTGGTGCTGGCCGAGTGGCATTCACTCCAGACAGCAGTTGAGGACCAGGAAATTCATAATGACACAATTGCAGAGGAAATTTCTCGCCTGGATAGCCTTATCACTAGGGCAGAAGAAAGACAGCCAACACTAGAGCTTGAG GAGATTCAGACTACATCAATGAG GTTAAAGCAAAAGATGTTTCAAGGGTTCGACGATCTTCTTCCTGAAATGGAAAAACAGCTTGCTTATCAAACAAGACAAAATGAGGTTGTTCTACGTACTTTGCAGCAATGCAAAG ATGTTCTAAAATCTGTTAGGAAGAAGGAAGATTCGAGCTCTCCTGCTGCAAAAAAGTGGAATTGGGAAGACCAAGCTGACAATGATGCTTTTGATTATAGCCCAGAGAGCAGATTGCATTCTTCGTCGTCTCAGCAGTCTGATAAGAAGTCACCAGTAGGAGATA ATGTTCCTACGTTTATTAGGAAGAAGGAAGATTCGAGCTTTTTTATtgcaaaaaagaggaaacaggAAGGCGAAACTGCCGATGATGCTTTTGATTATAGCCCAGAGAGCAGATTGCATTCTTCATCATCTCAGCAGTCACCAGTAGGAAATA gtaaCGTGGAGAAATGTCAAAAACCATCTCAGTGTCTGCTATCCTAG
- the LOC139160259 gene encoding zinc finger protein RFP-like isoform X1, producing MSTEKLTRRLKGELICFICLDSFHDPVSIHCGHTFCQACITTHWIFNNREFFHCPKCSATSRKRILKPNRELGNIARIVPKLDKKNKGKEKTKEKMCQVHGEPLKLFCKSDQMAICVVCDKSKEHKDHTVYPVEQEIQDQLIFLKTKREKLVKFQAMNAARSKEALNTIDAGIQKTLLAFKQAYQSLEEQKQLVLAEWHSLQTAVEDQEIHNDTIAEEISRLDSLITRAEERQPTLELEVLQEIQTTSMRLKQKMFQGFDDLLPEMEKQLAYQTRQNEVVLRTLQQCKDVLKSVRKKEDSSSPAAKKWNWEDQADNDAFDYSPESRLHSSSSQQSDKKSPVGDNVPTFIRKKEDSSFFIAKKRKQEGETADDAFDYSPESRLHSSSSQQSPVGNSNVEKCQKPSQCLLS from the exons ATGTCCACAGAGAAATTGACGAGAAGACTTAAAGGAGAGCTGATCTGCTTCATTTGCTTGGATTCTTTCCATGACCCTGTCTCCATACACTGTGGGCACACTTTCTGCCAAGCTTGCATTACTACACATTGGATTTTCAATAACAGAGAATTTTTCCACTGTCCTAAGTGTAGCGCAACCAGTCGGAAAAGAATCCTGAAGCCTAATCGAGAGCTGGGAAACATCGCCAGAATTGTCCCAAAGCTGGACAAAAAAAACAAAGGCAAAGAAAAGACAAAAGAGAAAATGTGCCAAGTGCACGGGGAACCACTGAAGCTTTTCTGCAAAAGTGATCAAATGGCGATCTGTGTGGTGTGTGACAAATCGAAAGAGCACAAGGACCATACGGTGTATCCTGTGGAG CAAGAAATCCAGGACCAATTGATATTTTtgaagacaaaaagagaaaaacttGTTAAATTTCAGGCAATGAATGCAGCGAGGAGCAAAGAAGCCCTG AATACAATCGACGCTGGGATTCAGAAAACGTTGTTGGCCTTTAAGCAGGCTTATCAATCCCTTGAGGAACAGAAGCAGCTGGTGCTGGCCGAGTGGCATTCACTCCAGACAGCAGTTGAGGACCAGGAAATTCATAATGACACAATTGCAGAGGAAATTTCTCGCCTGGATAGCCTTATCACTAGGGCAGAAGAAAGACAGCCAACACTAGAGCTTGAGGTTttacag GAGATTCAGACTACATCAATGAG GTTAAAGCAAAAGATGTTTCAAGGGTTCGACGATCTTCTTCCTGAAATGGAAAAACAGCTTGCTTATCAAACAAGACAAAATGAGGTTGTTCTACGTACTTTGCAGCAATGCAAAG ATGTTCTAAAATCTGTTAGGAAGAAGGAAGATTCGAGCTCTCCTGCTGCAAAAAAGTGGAATTGGGAAGACCAAGCTGACAATGATGCTTTTGATTATAGCCCAGAGAGCAGATTGCATTCTTCGTCGTCTCAGCAGTCTGATAAGAAGTCACCAGTAGGAGATA ATGTTCCTACGTTTATTAGGAAGAAGGAAGATTCGAGCTTTTTTATtgcaaaaaagaggaaacaggAAGGCGAAACTGCCGATGATGCTTTTGATTATAGCCCAGAGAGCAGATTGCATTCTTCATCATCTCAGCAGTCACCAGTAGGAAATA gtaaCGTGGAGAAATGTCAAAAACCATCTCAGTGTCTGCTATCCTAG
- the LOC139160285 gene encoding zinc finger protein RFP-like — translation MENPVESLHKEATCSVCLEYFRDPVSIACGHSFCRACITQCWKDQSTNFSCPQCREIALQRNFRPNRELGNVVEITRRLSLHALQGAAAAGQEEGEGRPLCEKHQEALKLFCSEEESLICCICREARAHRSHTVYPIEEAAQDYKKEIECRLQKLKEELEKLLRLKLAGEVRHQESLNQTDTERQKVVMEFEQMHHFLDEQEKLLLAQLKEIEREIVKHQKIYDMKVSDEIVALTILIDEIEEKLEQPDSEFLQDIRSTLCRFDKDPFQVPEGMPIKMEKRLEEFSEKNTVLAEMLKSLKDTLPSELGTEWVNITLDRDTANPQVIISEDRKSARWDVTRTDVPHNPKRFKSSCCVLGCEGFTSGRHYWEVNVEDGGIWAIGVARGSVRRKIELKLTPEEGIWALQGDFGQYQALTSPVTALPLLCTPRRIRVFLDYERGQVEFFNADTKDSIFLFPSALFAGERIFPFFKVLLAQLTLDG, via the exons ATGGAGAACCCGGTGGAGAGCCTGCACAAGGAAGCCACCTGCTCCGTGTGCCTGGAGTATTTCCGAGACCCGGTTTCCATCGCTTGCGGCCACAGCTTTTGCCGCGCCTGCATCACCCAGTGCTGGAAAGACCAGAGCACCAATTTCTCCTGCCCGCAATGCCGGGAGATTGCCCTGCAGAGGAATTTCAGGCCCAACCGGGAGCTGGGCAACGTGGTGGAAATCACCCGGCGCCTAAGCTTGCACGCCTTGCAAGGGGCCGCCGCCGCCGGGCAAGAAGAAGGCGAGGGGAGGCCCCTGTGCGAGAAGCATCAGGAGGCGCTGAAGCTCTTCTGCAGCGAGGAAGAAAGCCTCATCTGTTGTATCTGCAGAGAGGCGCGGGCTCACCGGAGCCACACCGTCTACCCCATCGAAGAAGCCGCCCAGGATTATAAG aaAGAAATTGAATGCCGTCTGCAAAAACTGAAGGAAGAACTAGAGAAACTTCTACGACTAAAACTAGCTGGAGAAGTTAGACATCAGGAATCTCTG AATCAAACAGACACCGAAAGGCAAAAAGTGGTGATGGAATTTGAGCAAATGCATCACTTTTTGGATGAACAGGAGAAGCTTCTGCTGGCTCAGCTGaaggagatagaaagggagattgTCAAGCATCAGAAAATATACGACATGAAGGTTTCTGATGAAATCGTTGCTCTTACCATCCTGATTGATGAGATAGAAGAGAAGCTCGAGCAGCCAGACAGTGAATTCCTTCAG GATATCAGAAGCACATTGTGCAG GTTTGATAAGGACCCCTTCCAAGTTCCTGAGGGGATGCCAATCAAGATGGAAAAGAGACTAGAAGAGTTCTCGGAGAAAAATACAGTGCTTGCAGAAATGCTGAAGAGTCTCAAAG aCACTCTGCCCTCAGAACTAGGAACAGAATGGG TTAACATAACCCTTGACAGAGACACGGCAAACCCCCAAGTCATCATTTCTGAGGATCGGAAAAGTGCAAGATGGGATGTCACTCGGACGGATGTGCCACACAATCCTAAGCGATTCAAGTCCTCTTGCTGTGTGCTGGGCTGTGAAGGATTCACATCCGGGAGACACTATTGGGAAGTCAATGTGGAAGATGGAGGCATCTGGGCGATAGGAGTAGCCAGGGGCTCTGTGAGGAGGAAGATAGAACTTAAACTCACCCCAGAGGAAGGGATCTGGGCCTTGCAAGGAGATTTTGGCCAATACCAGGCTCTCACCTCGCCTGTAActgccctgcctctcctttgCACTCCCAGGAGAATCAGAGTGTTTCTGGACTATGAAAGGGGACAAGTAGAATTCTTCAATGCCGACACAAAAGATTCCATTTTCCTTTTCCCCTCAGCATTGTTCGCTGGTGAGaggattttccccttttttaagGTGTTGCTTGCTCAGCTGACTCTGGATGGCTGa